Sequence from the Deltaproteobacteria bacterium genome:
AACCAAATCTTTTTCCAACTTCATGTTTGGAATGCCGTACATCAAAAGACCACCAATGCGGTCAGAGCGTTCATAAACCGTAACAAAGTGACCTGCCCGGTTTAACTGCTGAGCCGCTGCAAGTCCGGCTGGACCTGAACCAACGACAGCGACCTTTTTACCCGTTCGTGTCTGCGGAGGCTGTGCTTCAACCCATCCCTCGTCAAACGCACGGTCAACGATAGAGTTCTCAAGGTTCTTAATCGTTACAGGCTTTTCCGTGATACCGAGAACGCATGCACCTTCACATGGTGCCGGACAAACGCGCCCCGTAAACTCAGGGAAATTGTTCGTGCTGTGCAATCTATCAATTGCCTCTTTAAAACGGCCTTGAAAAACGAGGTCGTTCCATTCAGGAATCAAGTTGTCGATGGGGCAGCCCGAGTTGGACTGACAAAAAGGCACACCGCAATCCATACATCGTGCGCCCTGCTCCATCAGATGTTCTTGAGCTGGCTCGGTGTAAATTTCCTTATAATCCCCAATGCGCACCAAGGGCTCTCGGTACGAAATCGTTTGGCGAATAAATTCTTGAAAACCTGTTGGCTTACCCATGAGCCACCTCCCCGTCGAATGCACCTCTCATCGTGCGGTCATCTGTTCGTGAACGAAGAACACGCTTGTAATCAAGCGGCATCACCCGAACGATCTCCTTGAGCCGTGCGTCCCAATTGTCCAAGAACGTCTTTGCGACCTCTGAACCCGTATGCCGGTAATGAAGTGTGATAAGTCCTCTCACCTCTTTTAAATCGCCGACCACTTCAATGGGTTCAATCTCAACCATTCCTAAATTGCATCGACTGGCAAACGTTCCGTGGGGATCCCACACATAAGCGATACCGCCGCTCATACCTGCCGCAAAGTTTCGCCCTGTGGGTCCCAAGACGACAACCCGGCCACCGGTCATGTATTCACAAGCATGGTCGCCCACACCTTCAATGACCGCTCTTGCTCCACTGTTACGAACCGCGAATCTCTCTGCAGCTACACCGCGAACAAACGCCATTCCACCGGTTGCACCGTACAAACACACATTACCAACGATGATGTTCTCGGATGCCTTAAAGGTCGACTCCTTCGGCGGATAAACCACGATTTTACCGCCAGAAAGCCCTTTGCCTACGTAATCGTTGGCATCGCCCTCAAGTTCAATCGTAATACCACCTGCTAAGAAAGCACCCAGGCTCTGACCAGCGGAACCCTTCATATCAATATGAATGGTGTCCTCTTCCAACATGTTACCGCCCCAACGCTTCACCAGACGGTGACTCAACATCGTTCCAGTTACCCGGTCGGTATTTTTAATAATGGAACTGAACCGTACCGGCTCACCTTTTTCCAGTGCCGGTGCCGACTTCTTAATCAGCTCATTGTCCAGTGCATGCTCAAGTCCATGATTCTGCTTCTTGGTGCAATAAACCTCAACAGCGTCATGCATCTTTTTAGCAGGCGTCAGAAGTTTCGTGAGGTCAATCCCGTCGGCTTTCCAATGGTTGATATCATCTCGCATCTTCAACATGTCGGAGCGACCGATTGCCTCGTTGATGTTCCTAAAGCCTAACTTGGCCATCCACTGCCGCACATCCTCGGCAACCATAAACAAATAGTTCACGACGCTTTCGGGCTTACCCTTAAACTTCTTACGAAGTTCGGCATCCTGAGTTGCGATTCCCACTGGGCATGTATTCAAGTGACACTTACGCATCATGATACACCCAAGCGTAATCAAAGGAGCTGTACTGAAACCAAATTCCTCCGCGCCAAGCAGAGTTGCAATCATCACATCACGGCCTGTTTTGAGTTGGCCGTCGGTTTGCACCACAACTCTTGAACGCAGGTCATTCATCACCAAGGTCTGATGTGCTTCTGCAAGACCAAGTTCCCAAGGCAGACCCGCGTGCTTAATCGACGTTAGAGGTGATGCGCCTGTTCCACCGTTCGACCCGGAAATCAAAACGTGGTCTGCGTAAGCCTTGGCAACACCTGCCGCGACAGTTCCTACACCTACTTCGCTCACCAGCTTCACGCTGATTCGTGCCGTTGGGTTAGCATTCTTGGCATCTTGGATAAGCTGCTTTAAATCCTCAATGGAATAAATATCGTGGTGAGGTGGCGGAGAAATTAAACCCACACCTGGCGTTGAGTAGCGAATATTCGCAATGGTCTCATCGACTTTTTTACCGGGCAGCTCGCCGCCTTCACCTGGCTTGGCACCTTGAGCAATCTTAATTTGAATCTCGTCAGCATTGGCCAAATACCAAATCGTTACACCAAAGCGACCGCTTGCGATTTGCTTAATCGCTGATCGTTTGCTGTCTCCGTTGCCCAACGGTGCAAACCGTGTGGGGTCTTCGCCGCCCTCACCTGTATTCGATTTACCGCCTAAACGGTTCATCGCAATGGCGAGAGTTTCATGACTTTCGGCTGAGATCGAACCAAAGCTCATGGCGCCAGTACAAAATCGTTTAACAATATCCTGAGCTGATTCTACCTCTTCAAGCGGTACCGGTGTGGACTCTTTAAAATCCATCAACCCGCGTAGTTCACAAGCCCGGGTCGTCTCTTCGTTCACATGCTCAGCAAATTTCCAATAAGCACTCTTATCGTTCGTTTGCGCAGCCTGTTGTAAGGACGAAATAGATTCCGGGTCCCACATGTGACGTTCACCGTCTGCCCGCCAATGGAATTCACCTGAATTACTGAGCACGTTCAAACGAACTTGATCGCGGCTTGGATAGCCCAGTTCAAATCTTCGAAGCGCTTCTTTCGCCAACACTTTTAAGTCAACGCCTTCAATCCGGCTTGCCGTACCAACGAAGCACTTATCGATCACGTCAGATGCTAGACCCACCGCTTCGAAGATTTGTGCTCCCTTATAGGAACGCAGCGTAGAAATTCCCATTTTGGCCATGACCTTAAGCATGCCCTTGGCCACAGCCTTTCGATACATCTGCTCAACGCGAATAGGACTTTCGTAGACCTCATCCCCAGGAAACATTCCATCCAGGTAAGATTGCCAAAGTGCCTCAAAGGCTACATATGGATTGATGGCATCGGCACCGAAACCGATCAGCAAACAGTGGTGGTGCACTTCACGCGCTTCACCCGTTTCTACAACCAAGCCAATGCGCGTCCGCTTTTCCTGACGAATCAAGTGGTGATGCACCGCTCCCGTTGCCATCAGTGTGCTGACTGGAATCCTGGAGCTGGAAGTCTTGCGGTCCGAGAGGATGATAATACTGTAGCCTTCATCGATGGCTTCTTCAGACTCTGCACAGATGCGGTCCAAAGCGGTCACCATACCGGCCTCGCCCTCTTCGCGTGCCCAAGTGATATCAATGACCTTAGAACGCCAACCTCGGTGGTCGAGTTCCTTGATTGCTGCAAATTCTTTATTACTTAGAATAGGATGCTTGATGTGCAAGCGATGACTATGGCCTGGGGTGGTATCGAGTAGATTACGCTCCGGTCCGATGTAACAACCCAAGCTCATAATGATTTCTTCTCGAATCGAATCAATCGGCGGGTTGGTTACTTGAGCGAAGAGTTGTCGAAAGTAGTCATAGACCATCCGCGGCTTGTCACTCAAACAGGCCAAAGCGGCGTCATTTCCCATGGATCCGATGGGGTCGCGCTTTTGCACAATCATCGGGATCAACATGAAAGAAATTGTTTCAGTTGTATAACCAAAAGCACGAAGCCGGCTAACCAAGCTGCGTCCGTCGAATGCGGGCAATACTTTTGCAGAAGGGATATTTGAGAGGTCGAGCTTATTTTCGCCCAGCCATTTTCCGTAGGCTCTGCGAGTCGCGATGTCTTGCTTTACTTCCGCATCGGGAACGAGACGACCTTCTTCAAAGTCTACGAGGAAGATACGCCCTGGCTCCAAACGGCCTTTACGCTTCACGTTTTCGGGTTCGACCGGCACAACCCCAACTTCGGAGGCCATAATCACTCGGTCATCGTGCGTTAGGTAATACCGACTTGGGCGCAAACCATTTCGATCCAGTAGAGCACCAATATAACGACCATCGGTAAATGCAATCGAAGCTGGACCATCCCAGGGCTCCATCATACACGCATGGTACTCATAGAAGTCCTTCTTCTCCTGAGTCATCAATGTATGATTTTCCCAAGCTTCAGGAACCATGATCATCGCGGCTTCATGAAGCGTGCGACCATTCATCATCAAGAACTCAAGAACATTATCAAATGACCCCGAGTCACTTAAGTCTGGCTCTACAATTGGAAAGAGTTCTTTGAGGTCCTCACCGTATTGCTCGCTATCGACTACACCCTGGCGAGCTCGCATCCAGTTTACGTTGCCTCGTAGCGTATTGATTTCACCATTATGAGCCATGAAACGGTTAGGCTGCGCACGATCCCAAGATGGGAAGGTATTGGTTGAAAAACGCGAGTGGACCATCGCCAAGTGAGACGCATAACGTTCATCGGCTAAATCTGGGTAAAAAAGCGGCACCTGATAAGGCGCAAGCATACCCTTATAAATGATAGTTCGCGGAGACAGAGACGAAATGTAAAACCGCTGGGCTTCTTCAAGCGAAGAGCCTCGAATCAAGCGCGTTGCTTTCTTCCGGATTAGGTAGAGCTCTCGTTCAAAAGCCAGCTCATCAATGGAG
This genomic interval carries:
- the gltB gene encoding glutamate synthase large subunit; its protein translation is MSYGFPEKHGLYDPANEKDSCGVGFVAHIKGIQSHAIIRDAVKMLDCMDHRGAYGCEANTGDGAGVLTGLPFEFLGAIAKQEFGITLPEPGKFSAGIVFLPVDITERETCRKQVEDIIAERGQTLLGWRVVPVDPDKANLGPTARASQPFVEQVFIEANSSIDELAFERELYLIRKKATRLIRGSSLEEAQRFYISSLSPRTIIYKGMLAPYQVPLFYPDLADERYASHLAMVHSRFSTNTFPSWDRAQPNRFMAHNGEINTLRGNVNWMRARQGVVDSEQYGEDLKELFPIVEPDLSDSGSFDNVLEFLMMNGRTLHEAAMIMVPEAWENHTLMTQEKKDFYEYHACMMEPWDGPASIAFTDGRYIGALLDRNGLRPSRYYLTHDDRVIMASEVGVVPVEPENVKRKGRLEPGRIFLVDFEEGRLVPDAEVKQDIATRRAYGKWLGENKLDLSNIPSAKVLPAFDGRSLVSRLRAFGYTTETISFMLIPMIVQKRDPIGSMGNDAALACLSDKPRMVYDYFRQLFAQVTNPPIDSIREEIIMSLGCYIGPERNLLDTTPGHSHRLHIKHPILSNKEFAAIKELDHRGWRSKVIDITWAREEGEAGMVTALDRICAESEEAIDEGYSIIILSDRKTSSSRIPVSTLMATGAVHHHLIRQEKRTRIGLVVETGEAREVHHHCLLIGFGADAINPYVAFEALWQSYLDGMFPGDEVYESPIRVEQMYRKAVAKGMLKVMAKMGISTLRSYKGAQIFEAVGLASDVIDKCFVGTASRIEGVDLKVLAKEALRRFELGYPSRDQVRLNVLSNSGEFHWRADGERHMWDPESISSLQQAAQTNDKSAYWKFAEHVNEETTRACELRGLMDFKESTPVPLEEVESAQDIVKRFCTGAMSFGSISAESHETLAIAMNRLGGKSNTGEGGEDPTRFAPLGNGDSKRSAIKQIASGRFGVTIWYLANADEIQIKIAQGAKPGEGGELPGKKVDETIANIRYSTPGVGLISPPPHHDIYSIEDLKQLIQDAKNANPTARISVKLVSEVGVGTVAAGVAKAYADHVLISGSNGGTGASPLTSIKHAGLPWELGLAEAHQTLVMNDLRSRVVVQTDGQLKTGRDVMIATLLGAEEFGFSTAPLITLGCIMMRKCHLNTCPVGIATQDAELRKKFKGKPESVVNYLFMVAEDVRQWMAKLGFRNINEAIGRSDMLKMRDDINHWKADGIDLTKLLTPAKKMHDAVEVYCTKKQNHGLEHALDNELIKKSAPALEKGEPVRFSSIIKNTDRVTGTMLSHRLVKRWGGNMLEEDTIHIDMKGSAGQSLGAFLAGGITIELEGDANDYVGKGLSGGKIVVYPPKESTFKASENIIVGNVCLYGATGGMAFVRGVAAERFAVRNSGARAVIEGVGDHACEYMTGGRVVVLGPTGRNFAAGMSGGIAYVWDPHGTFASRCNLGMVEIEPIEVVGDLKEVRGLITLHYRHTGSEVAKTFLDNWDARLKEIVRVMPLDYKRVLRSRTDDRTMRGAFDGEVAHG